Proteins found in one Salvia splendens isolate huo1 chromosome 10, SspV2, whole genome shotgun sequence genomic segment:
- the LOC121752306 gene encoding beta-glucuronosyltransferase GlcAT14A: MEMKLLTLSFILTSLLLLSLIYIPTNTTQPIAILKPATTFIHPKMNPYKATFAYLISASSGDTMKLKRLMLALYHPANHYLIHLEASAPAEDHREIARFVSSNAVFAQVGNVWIVNKPNLVTYRGPTMLATTLHAMAMLLRTANWDWFINLSASDYPLLTQDDLIHAFSDLPKDLNFVQHTSHLGWKLNKRGKPIIIDPGLYSANKSEIWWAIKQRSLPTAFKLYTGSAWTILSRSFSEYCIAGWDNLPRSLLLYYTNFVSSPEGYFQTLLCNSEEFRNTTVNHDLHYISWDIPPKQHPRSLGLKDYRKMILSNRPFARKFKKNDPVLNKIDRHLLKRASRQFSLGAWCLQDGTKCSMLHGENYGVLSPGSGSRRFKILLDKLLSPQNFPRKQCR; this comes from the exons ATGGAGATGAAGCTCTTGACCTTGTCCTTCATCCTAACCTCTCTCCTCTTGTTGTCTCTCATCTACATCCCCACAAATACAACACAGCCCATCGCCATCCTGAAACCAGCAACCACTTTCATCCACCCGAAAATGAACCCCTACAAGGCCACCTTCGCCTACCTGATCTCGGCCTCCTCGGGCGACACCATGAAGCTGAAGCGGCTCATGCTCGCCCTCTACCACCCGGCCAACCACTACCTGATCCACCTAGAAGCCTCCGCCCCGGCCGAGGACCACCGAGAGATCGCCCGGTTCGTCTCCAGCAATGCCGTATTTGCCCAAGTTGGGAATGTATGGATCGTCAACAAGCCCAATTTGGTAACATACAGGGGCCCCACCATGCTCGCTACAACTCTCCACGCTATGGCTATGCTCCTCAGGACTGCCAATTGGGATTGGTTTATCAATCTCAGCGCCTCTGATTACCCTTTGCTCACTCAAGATG ATCTGATTCACGCTTTCTCAGACTTGCCTAAAGATCTCAACTTTGTTCAACACACAAGCCACTTGGGTTGGAAACT GAATAAAAGAGGGAAACCGATTATAATAGACCCGGGTTTGTACAGTGCAAATAAATCTGAGATCTGGTGGGCAATTAAACAAAGAAGTCTGCCGACTGCTTTCAAACTTTACACTG GGTCAGCATGGACAATCCTATCAAGATCCTTCTCAGAATACTGCATAGCAGGTTGGGACAATCTCCCACGAAGCCTTCTCCTATACTACACAAACTTCGTGTCCTCTCCGGAGGGCTACTTCCAGACATTGCTGTGCAACTCCGAGGAATTCAGGAACACCACCGTCAACCACGACCTTCACTACATTTCATGGGATATTCCTCCGAAGCAGCACCCGAGGTCCCTTGGTCTTAAAGATTACAGGAAAATGATCCTCAGCAACAGACCCTTTGCTCGCAAGTTTAAGAAGAACGATCCCGTTCTCAACAAGATTGACCGCCACCTTCTCAAGAGGGCCAGCCGCCAGTTCTCCCTCGGCGCCTGGTGTCTTCAAGACGGAACCAAGTGCTCCATGCTGCACGGGGAGAACTATGGCGTTTTAAGCCCGGGATCTGGTTCCAGGAGGTTCAAGATTCTACTTGACAAGTTGCTTTCGCCTCAGAATTTTCCTAGAAAACAATGTAgatga